A portion of the bacterium Unc6 genome contains these proteins:
- a CDS encoding D-lyxose/D-mannose family sugar isomerase, which produces MLTKMQLKLAQQKALKYLEKAGIVITEQEKTKIEVADLGLGRLKDTGVEILVYVNTDRCCAKEIVMFPYQTCPEHRHPPVGSKQGKEETFRCRWGKVYLYVPGNPTHKLKAKPPKGKEKYYTVWNQIELSPGSQYTLQPDTLHWFQAGKDGAVVSEFSTKSMDEFDIFTDPEIQRITKVQ; this is translated from the coding sequence ATGCTCACAAAAATGCAATTAAAACTGGCGCAACAAAAAGCACTTAAGTACCTTGAAAAAGCAGGGATAGTTATTACAGAGCAAGAAAAGACAAAAATAGAGGTTGCAGATCTTGGTCTTGGAAGACTGAAAGATACAGGGGTTGAAATTCTTGTTTATGTAAATACCGACAGGTGTTGTGCAAAAGAAATTGTAATGTTTCCCTATCAAACCTGTCCTGAACACAGGCATCCTCCTGTTGGCAGTAAGCAGGGAAAGGAGGAGACCTTCCGGTGTAGATGGGGGAAAGTTTATCTTTATGTGCCTGGGAATCCAACTCATAAGTTAAAGGCAAAACCTCCGAAAGGAAAAGAGAAGTATTATACGGTCTGGAATCAGATAGAACTCAGTCCAGGCAGCCAATATACATTGCAACCAGACACACTTCACTGGTTCCAGGCAGGAAAAGATGGTGCAGTAGTATCAGAATTTTCTACGAAATCAATGGACGAATTTGATATATTTACTGACCCAGAAATTCAAAGAATTACAAAAGTGCAATAA
- a CDS encoding tRNA uridine-5-carboxymethylaminomethyl(34) synthesis enzyme MnmG — MEKQFDVAIVGAGHSGTEAALASSRMGCSTLLITLSLDKIGECSCNPAIGGIGKGQLVKEIDALGGQMGLAADVCGIQFKRLNTSYGPAVRSSRCQIDRKEYRIYIRQILENQKNLKIIEAEVTGLKTRANSICSIEINNQEQIECKAAVFCPGTFFRGIIHIGLENFPSGRLQEKAVSKVAIQIQDMGFSVGRFKTGTCPRIDIKTINLEKLKKIEGDTPPSGFSFRTKPMKQEQILCYLTYTNKTTHQIILNNLNRSPLYTGVIKAKGVRYCPSIEDKVVRFSNRERHHIFIEPEGRHTPQAYLNGISTSLPKDVQEKMIHSIEGLKKAQFLQYGYGIEYDFIEPTQLKHTLETKNIRGLFFAGQINGTTGYEEAAAQGLIAGINAALFIKEKEPFIMHRYEGYIGVLMDDLVTKGTDEPYRMFTSRVEYRLILREDNAHIRLSRYGYRFGLLSEGFYREVERKKKIIEEEKQHLKTTMILPLNMGSINRPVSLDEFLKRPDVTYSDIKILYKKAEDLEEDVAFQVQTDVKYEGYIQRHLKEIEKTKHLSKIKIPKGMDFSKISGLSKEIVEKLSKRQPEDLAQASKISGITPSAISILNVYIKKFNITEDNKNETLGKRIHKG; from the coding sequence ATGGAAAAACAGTTTGATGTAGCCATAGTAGGGGCGGGACACTCTGGCACAGAAGCAGCCCTTGCATCAAGCAGGATGGGGTGCTCAACACTTCTTATAACCTTAAGCCTTGATAAGATAGGTGAATGTTCTTGCAATCCTGCAATCGGCGGGATTGGGAAGGGACAGCTTGTAAAAGAAATAGATGCGCTTGGCGGCCAGATGGGACTTGCAGCAGACGTTTGCGGCATACAATTTAAAAGGCTTAACACATCTTATGGCCCTGCTGTAAGGTCTTCAAGGTGTCAGATAGACAGGAAAGAATATAGAATATATATAAGACAGATTCTTGAAAATCAGAAAAACCTTAAAATAATTGAGGCAGAGGTTACAGGGTTAAAAACAAGGGCTAACTCTATCTGTTCTATTGAAATTAATAATCAGGAACAGATTGAATGTAAGGCCGCTGTTTTTTGCCCCGGGACATTTTTCAGGGGAATTATACATATCGGACTTGAAAATTTTCCCTCTGGAAGATTGCAAGAAAAGGCTGTTTCAAAAGTGGCTATCCAGATTCAAGATATGGGTTTTAGTGTGGGACGCTTTAAGACCGGAACCTGTCCCAGGATTGATATAAAAACAATAAACCTTGAAAAATTAAAAAAAATAGAAGGTGATACCCCGCCATCTGGTTTTTCATTTAGAACAAAACCGATGAAACAGGAACAAATCCTGTGTTATCTTACATACACAAACAAAACCACACATCAGATTATTTTAAATAACCTGAACCGTTCACCGCTTTATACAGGTGTAATAAAAGCAAAAGGTGTAAGATACTGCCCTTCAATAGAAGATAAGGTTGTCCGATTTTCAAACAGGGAAAGACACCACATATTTATAGAACCGGAAGGAAGACACACACCCCAGGCGTACCTTAATGGAATATCCACAAGCCTTCCGAAAGATGTACAAGAAAAAATGATTCATAGCATAGAGGGACTTAAAAAGGCACAATTCTTGCAGTACGGATATGGCATTGAGTATGATTTTATAGAACCAACACAATTAAAACATACACTTGAAACAAAAAATATAAGGGGACTTTTTTTTGCAGGACAAATAAATGGAACTACCGGCTACGAAGAAGCAGCAGCACAGGGTCTTATAGCAGGCATAAATGCAGCGCTTTTTATAAAAGAAAAAGAGCCGTTTATTATGCACAGATATGAGGGATATATCGGTGTTCTTATGGATGACCTTGTAACAAAAGGAACTGACGAGCCATACAGGATGTTCACATCAAGGGTTGAGTACAGACTTATTTTAAGAGAGGACAATGCGCACATAAGACTTTCAAGATATGGTTACAGGTTTGGACTTTTATCAGAGGGTTTTTATAGAGAAGTAGAAAGGAAAAAGAAGATTATTGAAGAAGAAAAACAACATCTGAAAACAACGATGATACTTCCCTTAAATATGGGTTCAATAAACAGGCCTGTAAGCCTTGATGAATTTTTAAAAAGACCCGATGTTACATATTCAGATATAAAAATACTTTATAAAAAAGCTGAAGATTTAGAAGAGGATGTTGCGTTTCAGGTTCAGACTGATGTAAAATATGAGGGATATATACAGCGACACTTAAAAGAAATTGAAAAAACAAAACACCTTTCAAAAATAAAAATACCTAAAGGTATGGATTTTTCAAAAATATCAGGGCTTTCAAAAGAAATAGTTGAAAAACTTTCAAAAAGGCAACCAGAAGACCTTGCACAGGCATCTAAAATCTCAGGCATAACCCCTTCTGCAATATCAATATTAAATGTATATATAAAAAAGTTTAATATTACGGAGGATAACAAAAATGAAACTCTGGGGAAAAGAATTCACAAAGGATGA
- a CDS encoding competence/damage-inducible protein A, with product MKAEIICIGTELLTGDILNTNVRFVSEKMAQRGIDVHYHTDVGDNPERIGSVFKSAVKRSDIVIATGGLGATVDDVTVRSVSKIFNIPLVLHKKTLKNIKRFSREKNIDVSLDIKQAYVLKGSRVIENSIGTAPGIYIKIKACDVFLFPGVSREMQTMVEGYLMTYLKKHSKQSLFTRTIKTMGIRESEVNEKVKDILTLGPDITVGIYAHLSQVELRIRTKAKDIEQANKKFESVEKEIEKRLKNNIFGKDKETLEEVVGALLLKNSSTLSVAESCTGGLLSNRITNVSGSSKYFLVGITSYSNESKIKILGVQERLIKRYGAVSEQIAEQMAEGVKRISNSTYAIGITGIAGPGGGTKQKPVGLVFISIADKKDIHTHRFIFSSPREDIKHTTVQYALNLIRLNIWKNSLM from the coding sequence ATGAAAGCAGAAATTATTTGTATAGGGACAGAACTTCTTACAGGTGATATCTTAAATACTAATGTAAGGTTTGTATCTGAAAAAATGGCTCAAAGGGGTATAGATGTCCACTATCATACCGATGTCGGGGACAACCCTGAAAGAATTGGGAGTGTTTTTAAAAGTGCGGTCAAAAGGTCTGATATAGTAATAGCAACAGGCGGACTTGGTGCCACAGTAGATGATGTAACAGTCCGATCTGTCTCAAAGATATTTAATATCCCTCTTGTCTTACATAAAAAAACATTAAAAAACATAAAAAGATTTTCAAGAGAAAAAAATATTGATGTTTCATTAGATATAAAACAGGCATATGTCCTAAAAGGTTCAAGGGTAATAGAAAACAGTATCGGGACAGCACCAGGTATATATATAAAAATAAAAGCATGTGATGTGTTTCTTTTTCCAGGCGTTTCCAGAGAAATGCAAACGATGGTAGAAGGGTATCTGATGACTTATCTTAAAAAGCACTCTAAACAGAGTCTTTTTACACGAACAATTAAAACTATGGGCATCAGAGAATCAGAGGTAAATGAAAAAGTAAAAGATATTTTAACCCTCGGCCCTGATATAACAGTTGGAATTTATGCTCATCTTTCACAGGTAGAATTAAGAATAAGAACAAAGGCAAAAGATATAGAACAGGCAAACAAAAAATTTGAAAGTGTAGAAAAAGAAATAGAAAAAAGACTAAAAAATAACATCTTTGGGAAAGACAAGGAAACCCTTGAAGAGGTTGTAGGGGCTCTACTTTTAAAAAACTCATCAACACTATCGGTTGCCGAATCCTGCACAGGAGGGCTTCTGTCAAACAGGATAACAAATGTTTCGGGAAGTTCAAAATATTTTTTGGTAGGAATTACATCATACAGCAATGAAAGTAAAATAAAAATTTTAGGTGTTCAAGAAAGACTGATTAAAAGATATGGTGCAGTAAGTGAACAAATTGCAGAACAGATGGCAGAAGGAGTTAAGAGGATTTCAAACAGCACATATGCTATTGGTATTACCGGAATTGCAGGACCCGGAGGCGGAACAAAACAAAAACCTGTCGGACTTGTTTTTATTTCAATCGCAGACAAAAAAGATATACATACACATAGGTTTATATTTTCAAGCCCTAGAGAAGATATAAAGCACACCACTGTCCAGTATGCTCTGAATCTTATAAGACTAAATATATGGAAAAACAGTTTGATGTAG
- a CDS encoding galactokinase, whose protein sequence is MSEINVAAPGRVNLIGEHTDYNDGFVLPVAIDRYIRIRAKKRSDRKIILHSKLFDQTYEGSIEKIEKSQFHWANYILGVSFELQKQGKTLSGIEAEIDGNIPIGSGLSSSAAMEVAGLMMWMKLNGFDVVPIRGIRLCQRAENEFVGTRCGIMDQFASALGKKKNALFLDCRSLKYKYVPVPDGFCFAVVDSKVKRQLVDSEYNRRRADCEQGVRMLNASGLKIKALRDITPDVLLRYRKKFLGNIWSRCEHVVREIERTVKAAEFLKKNDVVGFGKLMYESHTSLRDLYSVSCKELDILVRLAKNFPGVYGSRMTGAGFGGCTVTLLKRERFDGFSKYIKENYFKKTNINCDTYRFEPSKGALLL, encoded by the coding sequence ATGTCTGAAATAAATGTTGCAGCACCGGGAAGAGTAAATCTTATAGGGGAACATACAGACTATAACGACGGATTTGTCCTTCCTGTGGCAATAGATAGATATATAAGAATAAGAGCGAAAAAAAGAAGCGACAGGAAGATAATTCTTCATTCAAAGCTATTTGACCAGACATATGAAGGGAGTATTGAAAAAATAGAAAAAAGTCAGTTCCATTGGGCAAACTATATACTGGGGGTTAGTTTTGAATTGCAGAAACAGGGTAAGACCCTTTCTGGTATTGAGGCTGAGATTGACGGAAATATCCCCATAGGTTCTGGTTTAAGTTCATCTGCTGCAATGGAGGTTGCGGGTTTAATGATGTGGATGAAATTAAATGGTTTTGATGTTGTCCCAATCAGAGGAATAAGGTTATGTCAGAGGGCTGAAAATGAGTTTGTAGGAACAAGATGTGGAATAATGGACCAGTTTGCATCTGCACTGGGAAAAAAAAAGAATGCACTATTTCTTGATTGCAGAAGTCTTAAATATAAGTATGTTCCTGTACCGGATGGGTTCTGTTTTGCTGTTGTAGATAGCAAAGTAAAACGGCAACTTGTTGATTCAGAGTATAACAGAAGAAGGGCTGACTGTGAACAGGGTGTTCGGATGCTTAATGCCAGTGGATTAAAAATAAAAGCGCTCAGGGATATAACCCCTGATGTATTGCTCAGATACAGAAAAAAGTTTTTAGGAAACATATGGTCAAGATGTGAACATGTTGTAAGGGAAATAGAAAGGACTGTGAAGGCTGCTGAATTTCTTAAAAAAAATGATGTTGTTGGGTTTGGCAAACTTATGTATGAATCGCATACATCGCTTCGTGATCTTTATTCGGTAAGTTGTAAAGAACTTGATATACTTGTAAGGCTTGCAAAAAACTTTCCCGGTGTTTATGGAAGCAGAATGACAGGTGCAGGCTTTGGGGGATGCACCGTTACACTTCTTAAAAGGGAAAGGTTTGATGGATTTTCAAAATATATAAAAGAAAACTATTTTAAGAAAACTAATATAAACTGTGATACATACAGATTTGAACCATCAAAAGGCGCCTTATTATTATGA